From one Ooceraea biroi isolate clonal line C1 chromosome 7, Obir_v5.4, whole genome shotgun sequence genomic stretch:
- the LOC105282410 gene encoding secretory carrier-associated membrane protein 5B — protein sequence MSGFDENPFGEPTINDPFSDPAIRRAVNSTSASRGLEDYNPFAEQGTQGTTQVRGAVNPPIYGGVGATQQPATLQPTNQEAPPPAYARTPQQTVNAALGGTLSPPTDQRVEPEWKAKTEEEMRNTPYYPRRNNWPPLPEKCCFQPCFYQDIDVEIHTDFQKIVRHLYYLWMFHGCVLLLNVIGGFILMLCGQGFSVFGLAILYLILFTPFSFMCWFRPAYRAFKNDSSFNFMVFFFVFFFQLIVTSIQAIGIPGSGTCGIITAIGSFDSSAKGIIVGLIMLFIAISFILVAVSDLLMLTKIHRIYRTSDASVVKAQQEFATTFLRNEHVQNAASNVAASAVRTQMANASQPRY from the exons ATGTCCGGCTTCGACGAGAATCCCTTCGGGGAGCCTACGATCAACGATCCCTTCTCG GATCCAGCTATACGAAGAGCAGTAAATTCTACATCTGCTAGTAGAGGTCTCGAGGATTATAATCCTTTTGCTGAGCAAGGTACTCAAGGAACTACACAAGTCAGAGGTGCGGTGAATCCACCTATTTACGGTGGAGTCGGTGCAACGCAGCAACCGGCCACACTTCAACCTACTAATCAGGAAGCACCTCCTCCCGCATACGCTCGTACTCCTCAGCAAACAGTCAATGCGGCGCTTGGGGGAACCTTATCACCGCCAACAGAT caACGGGTGGAACCAGAATGGAAAGCCAAAACGGAAGAAGAAATGAGAAACACACCTTACTATC CAAGGCGAAATAATTGGCCACCATTACCAGAGAAGTGCTGCTTCCAACCATGCTTTTATCAAGATATCGATGTGGAAATTCATACCGATTTCCAAAAGATAGTGAGGCATTTATATTACCTCTGGATGT TTCACGGCTGTGTCCTTTTATTGAACGTAATTGGAGGATTCATCTTGATGCTTTGTGGTCAGGGTTTCTCGGTGTTCGGCCTGGCTATCTTGTATCTCATACTCTTCACTCCATTTTCCTTCATGTGCTGGTTCAGACCAGCGTACAGGGCTTTTAA GAACGACAGCTCTTTCAATTTTATGgtctttttctttgtcttcTTCTTTCAATTAATCGTTACCAGTATTCAAGCTATAGGTATTCCTGGCTCAGGAACTtg TGGTATAATAACTGCAATTGGTTCATTCGACTCGTCGGCCAAGGGTATTATCGTCGGTCTTATTATGCTCTTCATCgctatttctttcattcttgTGGCAGTGTCGGATCTTTTAATGCTAACTAAG ATCCACCGTATTTACCGCACCTCCGATGCGAGCGTGGTGAAAGCGCAGCAAGAGTTTGCCACAACGTTCTTGCGGAACGAGCACGTGCAAAATGCCGCGAGCAATGTCGCGGCGAGTGCAGTCCGCACGCAGATGGCTAACGCTAGCCAACCGCgttactaa